One genomic region from Solidesulfovibrio sp. encodes:
- the phoU gene encoding phosphate signaling complex protein PhoU gives METPLDNAIHCLKVDVLHMMHLAQDAVKKAVASLVEHDAVKAREVIDADREINDYECRVDSESLKILALHHPVAKDLRFIVGSMRMLVNIERLGDEAVNIAERVLVLTTEPRQPMHEDMRLLADLALELTRACINGYMDLNVEAAVAVIEQNAAALDLNVRIFREVTGEMIREAKPVERAVQQSFVAHSLKRICDQCANIAESTIFIRKGIDYKHKCDLPPRDA, from the coding sequence GTGGAAACCCCGCTCGACAACGCCATCCATTGCCTCAAGGTGGATGTGCTGCACATGATGCACCTGGCCCAGGACGCCGTCAAAAAGGCGGTGGCCAGCCTCGTCGAACACGACGCCGTCAAGGCCCGCGAGGTCATCGACGCCGACCGCGAGATCAACGACTACGAGTGCCGCGTCGATTCGGAAAGCCTCAAAATCCTGGCCCTGCACCATCCCGTGGCCAAGGACCTGCGTTTCATCGTGGGCTCCATGCGCATGCTGGTCAACATCGAGCGGCTCGGCGACGAGGCGGTCAACATCGCCGAGCGCGTGCTGGTCCTGACCACCGAGCCCCGCCAGCCCATGCACGAGGACATGCGCCTGCTCGCCGACCTGGCCCTGGAACTGACGCGGGCCTGCATCAACGGCTACATGGACCTCAATGTCGAGGCGGCCGTGGCCGTCATCGAGCAAAACGCCGCGGCGCTGGACCTCAACGTGCGCATCTTCCGGGAAGTCACCGGCGAGATGATCCGCGAGGCCAAGCCCGTGGAGCGCGCCGTGCAGCAGTCCTTCGTGGCCCACAGCCTCAAGCGCATCTGCGACCAGTGCGCCAACATCGCCGAATCCACGATATTCATCCGCAAAGGCATCGACTACAAGCACAAGTGCGACTTGCCGCCGCGCGACGCCTAG
- the serB gene encoding phosphoserine phosphatase SerB, whose translation MREPEIILIRVSGPDKPGLTAAVTAELARHKAEVLDIGQSVIHDTLSLGILVKAPAGGEATPFLKDLLFCGHKLGVNLTFTPVDASNYEAWVDAQGKDRRIVTLLARRLTAEHIAAVTGVIAENGLNIDVITRLSGRASLDPANSPRMACVEFSVRGTPADLTALKSEFLAISAALGVDIAIQEDSAFRRNRRLVAFDMDSTLIAAEVIDELAKAAGVGEAVSAITESAMRGEIDFKESLRRRLRQLRGLPAETLEAVAARIPLNDGAERLITNLKRFGYKIAIISGGFTYFGKRLQDKLGIDYVFANELEIRDGKLTGEVVGDIVDAAKKAEILRMLADREHLSLQQVIAVGDGANDLPMLGIAGLGIAYHAKPVVKKGAGQAISTLGLDSILYLVGVRERDTLS comes from the coding sequence ATGCGCGAGCCCGAAATCATCCTCATCCGCGTCTCCGGCCCGGACAAGCCGGGGCTGACCGCCGCCGTCACCGCCGAACTGGCCCGGCACAAGGCCGAGGTCCTGGACATCGGCCAGTCCGTCATCCACGACACCCTGTCGCTGGGCATCCTGGTCAAGGCCCCGGCCGGCGGCGAGGCCACGCCGTTTTTGAAGGACCTGCTGTTTTGCGGCCACAAGCTCGGCGTCAACCTCACCTTCACCCCGGTCGACGCCTCGAACTACGAGGCCTGGGTGGACGCCCAGGGCAAGGACCGGCGCATCGTCACCCTGCTCGCCCGGCGCCTGACCGCCGAGCACATCGCCGCCGTCACCGGGGTCATCGCCGAAAACGGGCTCAACATCGACGTCATCACCCGCCTGTCCGGCCGGGCCTCCCTGGACCCGGCCAATTCCCCGCGCATGGCCTGCGTGGAATTTTCCGTGCGCGGCACGCCGGCCGACCTCACGGCGCTCAAAAGCGAATTTTTGGCCATCTCGGCCGCGCTCGGCGTGGACATCGCCATCCAGGAAGACAGCGCCTTTCGCCGCAACCGGCGGCTGGTGGCCTTCGACATGGACTCGACGCTCATTGCCGCCGAGGTCATCGACGAACTGGCCAAGGCGGCCGGGGTGGGCGAGGCCGTCTCGGCCATCACCGAATCGGCCATGCGCGGCGAGATCGACTTCAAGGAGAGCCTGCGCCGCCGGCTACGCCAGTTGCGGGGCCTGCCGGCCGAAACCCTGGAGGCCGTGGCGGCGCGCATTCCGCTCAACGACGGCGCCGAGCGGCTGATCACCAACCTCAAGCGCTTCGGCTACAAGATCGCCATCATTTCCGGCGGCTTCACCTACTTCGGCAAGCGCCTGCAGGACAAGCTCGGCATCGACTACGTCTTTGCCAACGAACTGGAGATCCGCGACGGCAAGCTCACCGGCGAGGTGGTGGGCGATATCGTGGACGCGGCCAAGAAGGCCGAGATCCTGCGCATGCTGGCCGACCGCGAGCACCTGTCCCTGCAGCAGGTCATCGCCGTGGGCGACGGGGCCAACGACCTGCCCATGCTCGGCATCGCCGGCCTGGGCATCGCCTACCACGCCAAGCCCGTGGTGAAAAAAGGCGCCGGCCAGGCCATCTCCACCCTGGGCCTGGACAGCATCCTCTACCTCGTCGGCGTGCGGGAGCGCGACACGCTTTCCTAA
- a CDS encoding aminotransferase class V-fold PLP-dependent enzyme: protein MSDTPFATHTLFITGPTYVRPEVRAAGAWPEYGHRDSENAKRFEPIFTDLRAIAELPEDYKTILFLGSGSTAMEAAVRSLVAADETVLHVSMGAFGDLWHKISLENGKKAAKLAVEPGRTATVAALEAAMDAHRPAVVAITHNETSTGVASDVVALCRAAKARGALAIVDGVSLFGGAPSGIAASGCDMYCTATQKSLGLNAGFGIGFVSPAAVDKAGRVTARGHATDILAHLDRAAKFQTQSTPNVALGNQMWLQLHYIVRQEGIAARFARHLAMREQAEAFVAALPGYGLFAEAGHRSPTVTTAVVPEGMTFADLRAVKEAMRARGYLFDPGYAKLNEDLEAAGKRPIFRIGHMGDITPAMLKGFLDTLGEVLPR from the coding sequence ATGTCCGACACGCCCTTTGCCACACACACGCTTTTCATCACCGGCCCGACCTACGTCCGCCCCGAGGTGCGCGCCGCCGGGGCCTGGCCCGAATACGGCCACCGCGACAGCGAAAACGCCAAGCGCTTCGAACCCATCTTCACGGATTTGCGCGCCATCGCCGAACTGCCCGAGGACTACAAGACCATCCTCTTTCTGGGCTCGGGCTCCACGGCCATGGAAGCGGCCGTGCGCTCGCTGGTGGCGGCGGACGAGACCGTGCTCCACGTGTCCATGGGCGCCTTCGGCGACCTGTGGCACAAGATTTCGCTGGAAAACGGGAAAAAGGCCGCGAAGCTCGCCGTCGAGCCCGGCCGCACGGCCACGGTGGCCGCCCTGGAAGCGGCCATGGACGCCCACCGGCCCGCCGTGGTGGCCATCACCCACAACGAGACCTCCACGGGCGTGGCAAGCGACGTGGTGGCCCTGTGCCGGGCGGCCAAGGCCCGGGGCGCCCTGGCCATCGTCGACGGGGTGAGCCTCTTCGGCGGCGCGCCGAGCGGCATCGCCGCCTCGGGCTGCGACATGTACTGCACGGCCACGCAAAAATCGCTGGGCCTCAACGCCGGCTTCGGCATCGGGTTCGTGAGCCCGGCGGCCGTCGACAAGGCCGGCCGCGTCACGGCCCGGGGCCACGCCACGGACATCCTGGCCCACCTCGACCGGGCGGCCAAGTTCCAGACCCAGTCCACGCCCAACGTGGCGCTCGGCAACCAGATGTGGCTGCAGCTTCATTACATCGTCAGGCAGGAGGGCATCGCCGCCCGGTTCGCCCGCCACCTGGCCATGCGCGAGCAGGCCGAGGCCTTTGTCGCGGCCCTGCCGGGCTACGGGCTTTTTGCCGAGGCGGGCCACCGCTCGCCCACCGTGACCACGGCCGTGGTGCCCGAGGGCATGACCTTCGCCGACTTGCGGGCGGTCAAGGAAGCCATGCGGGCGCGCGGCTACCTGTTCGACCCCGGTTACGCCAAGCTCAACGAGGACCTGGAAGCGGCCGGCAAGCGCCCGATCTTTCGCATCGGCCACATGGGCGACATCACCCCGGCCATGCTCAAGGGCTTTCTCGACACCCTGGGCGAGGTGCTGCCCCGATAA
- a CDS encoding GGDEF domain-containing protein, which translates to MDTRTVILLLSLGSFVFCLLLVVFQHGKEARERIPYLASAKFLQGLGSLIMYLRDLAPDFGTVATGNALVLLGCVQEYWAVLYLVGRPASGRRHVLVMALVAAACLATYGLAPPGRAGVVFCLHTLFYLLPAWSLLRPGVAASLLRRFLGVSYLLLGLLFLTHFLLLSLGLETIPGWFGPAVYAVMQPSIYCIMLIGGVSLLLLAKEKSDAALEASNRKLAALNRTDSLTGIANRRHFDEALAREIARHARSGDELSLIMLDIDHFKAFNDLYGHVAGDDCLRRVSGVLSRSLGRAGDFVARYGGEEFVCILPMTDSRGAHDVAEQMRRGVEALGIPHAASDADGCVTISCGAATCACTDLAKASDIVSRADALLYQAKAAGRNRTRAERCHRAWDEASGNAAAGRGA; encoded by the coding sequence ATGGACACCAGGACCGTCATCCTGCTGCTGTCCCTCGGCTCGTTCGTCTTCTGCCTGCTGCTGGTCGTCTTCCAGCATGGCAAGGAGGCGCGCGAGCGCATACCCTATTTGGCCTCGGCCAAATTCCTCCAGGGGCTGGGGTCCCTGATCATGTACCTGCGGGACCTGGCGCCGGATTTCGGCACGGTGGCCACCGGCAACGCCCTGGTGCTGCTGGGCTGCGTCCAGGAATACTGGGCCGTCCTGTATCTGGTCGGCCGTCCCGCCTCCGGCCGCCGGCATGTCCTGGTCATGGCCCTGGTCGCCGCCGCCTGCCTGGCGACCTACGGCCTCGCCCCGCCCGGCCGGGCCGGCGTCGTCTTCTGCCTGCACACGCTGTTCTACCTGCTGCCGGCCTGGAGCCTATTGCGCCCGGGTGTCGCGGCGTCGCTTTTGCGCCGTTTCCTCGGCGTCAGCTATCTGCTGCTCGGGCTGCTGTTCCTGACCCATTTCCTGCTGCTGTCCCTTGGCCTCGAGACGATCCCGGGCTGGTTCGGGCCGGCGGTCTACGCCGTCATGCAGCCTTCGATCTACTGCATCATGCTCATCGGCGGCGTCAGCCTGCTGCTTCTGGCCAAGGAAAAAAGCGACGCCGCCCTGGAAGCCTCCAACCGCAAACTGGCCGCCCTCAATCGGACCGACAGCCTGACCGGCATCGCCAACCGGCGGCACTTCGACGAGGCCCTGGCCCGGGAAATCGCCCGGCATGCCCGCTCCGGGGACGAATTGTCGCTGATCATGCTCGATATCGACCACTTCAAGGCCTTCAACGACCTCTACGGCCATGTGGCCGGCGACGACTGCCTGCGCCGCGTCAGCGGCGTGCTCTCCCGCAGCCTGGGCCGGGCCGGCGACTTCGTCGCCCGCTACGGCGGCGAGGAATTCGTGTGCATCCTGCCCATGACGGACAGCCGTGGCGCCCACGACGTGGCCGAACAGATGCGCCGAGGCGTCGAGGCCCTTGGCATTCCCCATGCCGCAAGCGACGCCGACGGCTGCGTCACGATCAGTTGCGGCGCGGCCACCTGCGCCTGCACGGACCTCGCCAAGGCCTCGGACATCGTCTCCAGGGCCGACGCCCTCCTCTACCAGGCCAAGGCCGCCGGCCGAAACCGTACCCGGGCCGAGCGCTGCCACCGGGCCTGGGACGAGGCCTCGGGAAACGCTGCCGCCGGGCGCGGCGCCTGA
- a CDS encoding ATP-binding protein, which translates to MKCKRCGELAAVKLPSHHTGFCPQCFERFFQKQVETAIRRHAMIGPGEQVLVAVSGGKDSLALMRVLADLGHDVTGLHVHLGIPDSSDPVCERTEAYCRENGFALHVLRTADVGLAIPEVKAAVRRPICAVCGKIKRHYFNRFAYENGFAALATGHNLDDEVARLFANVLRWDAPYLGGQGPTLPAEGRFVRKIKPLYRLTEFETAAYCFLKGIDHWKAACPYSGGASFTGHKKLFADLEYASPGQKTAFYEAFLAKGKKHFAGAGREGGQELYACATCGYPSSSEVCGVCRIRGLVRQRT; encoded by the coding sequence ATGAAGTGCAAACGATGCGGTGAACTGGCGGCGGTGAAGCTGCCGAGCCACCATACGGGCTTTTGCCCCCAATGTTTCGAGCGGTTTTTTCAAAAGCAGGTGGAGACGGCCATCCGGCGCCACGCCATGATCGGGCCGGGCGAGCAGGTGCTGGTCGCGGTTTCCGGCGGCAAGGATTCCCTGGCGCTCATGCGGGTGCTCGCCGACCTCGGCCACGACGTCACCGGGCTGCACGTGCACCTGGGCATTCCGGATTCCTCCGATCCGGTCTGCGAACGCACCGAGGCGTATTGCCGCGAAAACGGTTTCGCGCTGCACGTCCTGCGCACGGCCGACGTGGGCCTGGCCATCCCCGAGGTCAAGGCCGCGGTGCGCCGGCCCATCTGCGCCGTGTGCGGCAAGATCAAGCGGCACTATTTCAACCGGTTCGCCTACGAGAACGGCTTTGCCGCCCTGGCCACGGGCCACAACCTCGACGACGAGGTGGCCCGGCTTTTCGCCAACGTCCTGCGCTGGGACGCGCCCTACCTCGGCGGCCAGGGGCCGACGCTGCCGGCCGAGGGGCGGTTCGTGCGCAAGATCAAGCCGCTCTACCGCCTGACGGAATTCGAGACCGCGGCCTACTGCTTCCTCAAGGGCATCGACCACTGGAAGGCGGCCTGCCCGTATTCCGGCGGGGCCAGCTTCACCGGCCACAAGAAGCTTTTCGCCGACCTGGAATACGCCAGCCCCGGCCAGAAGACGGCCTTCTACGAGGCGTTTCTGGCCAAGGGCAAAAAGCATTTCGCCGGGGCCGGCCGCGAGGGCGGACAGGAACTGTACGCCTGCGCCACCTGCGGCTATCCTTCCTCGAGCGAGGTCTGCGGCGTGTGCCGCATCCGCGGACTGGTCCGGCAGCGGACGTAA